From a single Asticcacaulis sp. MM231 genomic region:
- a CDS encoding EAL domain-containing protein, which translates to MLSTLPVAGLFIVRETTREAKSRWSVMKTAADILASGSEDAVAMNDRGRAFNTLRSVTRTPGITYARVEAHDGSVIAEMGAAVGLKGAVSLDAESRHPSVMALVTTRTIQVHAPVMNGGHQIGQVVIIHRSEDFTRTLLQALAGVFGLVILALGIALYIVRRLHGAMIRPLTELTASVEAISYHGDYSRRVETKVDARDEIGTLVTGFNAMIDAIRVRDGKLEAHLICLENQVAERTRDYQDARDEAMAANTAKSDFLATLSREIRTPMSSVMVMAELLAAESLPARAKRHARTIAKSGRTLLAVINDILDFSKIEAGKLEVETCEVDILDLVDDTVMLFQDRAREKGLELVVHAHPDAPRLVPADPVRLGQVVSNLVSNALKFTEKGHVIIAIEPDKKSGFWRLVVKDTGIGITRDKLGTIFAAFSQEDQTTTRRFGSTGLGLSMSKRLIEAMGGAIAVTSEQGPKPNQGTQVHVRMPALDDSMKTCAPPVIHDLVRPVVHVFVRGDMEHDAVMQRFQQANVRFGPDKPRLVLADATGRMTLDAGVAPERLVLLAHPEDHEAGQWVSEGRAACVLPRPLRHRDIDALIERLRDDDDFKLHDTDADPEGVDASYPTARVLVVDDDELNREVAIEALARFGIQASVAVHGADALAKMAAEPFDLVLMDGSMPVMDGFEATRQWCARETDKCLPIVALTARIIGPAAHAWKEAGMDDVLHKPFTLPDMAQCLRSLLPETLREAPVRDIVAEEAVLVLPEDDADLFDRAVLGSLLEGINKGRGDFVRRVVGLYRSHGPQAIAAMQAAHAEGDEDRLARSAHALKAMSLNIGAKAVSSVAGAIERAIRVEHRAVSAEEIALAASWVERTLAGLAVIIADEAQSEPTKLEPAKSKTKKKAASAVAASKDDPEATLVLEMEADIAANAFEMEYQPIYDRTGTEVISAEALMRWHRGDRAPIGPAVFIPVAERSGLITRLGTFARRRVLETAAGWDIPVAINVSPIELDKPGFVAGVRALLDETGFDPKRLVLEVTETAFLGEPDRVRQLFSKLRNLGIKLALDDFGVGYSSLTALHRFPFDKIKIDREFVMALDGEPRAALEALAIIQAVTGIGRAFGMQVAAEGIETGSQHSHLKAAGVHAMQGYLFGKPMAASSLAHLIGKPPVKSAKL; encoded by the coding sequence ATGTTGTCAACCCTGCCGGTCGCCGGCCTGTTCATCGTGCGCGAAACCACGCGCGAAGCCAAGTCGCGCTGGTCGGTGATGAAGACCGCGGCCGATATTCTGGCCTCGGGCAGCGAAGATGCCGTGGCGATGAACGACCGCGGCCGCGCCTTCAATACCTTGCGCTCCGTCACCCGCACCCCCGGTATCACCTATGCGCGCGTCGAGGCGCATGACGGCTCGGTCATCGCAGAAATGGGCGCTGCCGTGGGCCTGAAAGGCGCTGTGTCGCTCGATGCTGAAAGCCGTCACCCCAGCGTCATGGCGCTGGTGACGACCCGCACGATTCAGGTCCACGCACCGGTCATGAATGGCGGCCACCAGATCGGGCAGGTGGTCATCATCCACCGCTCGGAGGATTTTACCCGAACCCTGTTGCAGGCCCTGGCGGGTGTGTTCGGACTGGTGATCCTGGCGCTTGGCATCGCCCTTTACATTGTGCGTCGTTTGCACGGCGCCATGATCCGGCCCCTGACAGAACTGACCGCCTCGGTGGAGGCCATCTCGTACCATGGCGACTATTCGCGCCGGGTCGAGACAAAGGTCGATGCCAGGGATGAGATCGGCACGCTGGTGACCGGTTTCAACGCCATGATCGATGCCATCCGCGTCCGCGACGGCAAGCTGGAAGCGCATCTGATTTGTCTGGAAAACCAGGTGGCCGAACGCACCCGCGATTATCAGGATGCACGCGACGAGGCGATGGCCGCCAACACCGCCAAGTCGGATTTCCTCGCCACCCTAAGCCGCGAAATCCGCACGCCGATGAGCAGCGTGATGGTCATGGCCGAACTGCTGGCCGCCGAAAGCCTGCCGGCGCGCGCCAAACGCCACGCCCGCACCATCGCCAAGTCGGGCCGCACCTTGCTGGCGGTCATCAACGATATTCTCGATTTTTCCAAGATCGAGGCCGGCAAGCTGGAGGTCGAAACCTGCGAGGTCGATATCCTCGATCTGGTCGATGACACGGTCATGCTGTTTCAGGACCGTGCTCGTGAAAAAGGGCTGGAACTGGTGGTCCATGCCCATCCGGACGCACCGCGTCTGGTGCCGGCGGATCCGGTGCGGTTAGGACAGGTCGTCTCCAATCTCGTGTCCAACGCGCTGAAATTCACCGAAAAAGGCCATGTAATCATCGCCATTGAGCCCGACAAAAAATCCGGGTTCTGGCGTCTGGTCGTCAAGGATACCGGCATCGGTATCACGCGTGACAAGCTGGGTACGATTTTCGCCGCCTTCAGTCAGGAAGACCAGACGACGACGCGCCGTTTTGGCAGTACCGGCCTAGGTCTGTCGATGTCCAAACGCCTGATCGAGGCCATGGGCGGCGCCATCGCCGTGACCAGCGAGCAGGGTCCAAAACCTAATCAAGGTACGCAGGTCCATGTGCGGATGCCGGCACTCGACGACAGCATGAAAACCTGCGCGCCGCCTGTCATTCATGATCTGGTGCGGCCGGTCGTCCATGTCTTCGTGCGCGGGGATATGGAACATGATGCGGTGATGCAGCGCTTCCAGCAGGCCAATGTCCGCTTCGGTCCCGATAAGCCGCGGCTTGTGCTGGCCGATGCAACCGGCCGCATGACTCTCGATGCCGGCGTGGCGCCGGAGCGTCTGGTGCTGCTGGCCCATCCGGAAGACCACGAGGCGGGGCAATGGGTCAGCGAAGGCCGTGCGGCTTGCGTCCTGCCGCGTCCTTTACGTCATCGCGATATAGACGCCCTGATCGAGCGTCTGCGCGATGATGATGATTTCAAACTTCATGATACCGACGCAGATCCCGAAGGCGTCGACGCCAGCTATCCCACGGCGCGCGTCCTGGTGGTCGATGACGACGAACTGAACCGCGAAGTCGCTATCGAGGCACTGGCGCGTTTCGGTATCCAGGCCAGCGTCGCAGTCCATGGCGCCGATGCCCTGGCGAAGATGGCGGCGGAACCGTTCGATCTGGTGCTTATGGACGGCTCCATGCCGGTGATGGATGGCTTTGAGGCGACGCGGCAATGGTGCGCCAGAGAGACGGATAAGTGCCTGCCGATAGTGGCTCTTACTGCCCGCATTATCGGCCCTGCCGCCCATGCGTGGAAAGAGGCGGGCATGGACGATGTGCTGCACAAGCCTTTCACCCTGCCAGATATGGCGCAGTGTCTCCGCTCGCTACTGCCGGAAACCTTGCGTGAAGCGCCGGTGCGCGACATCGTGGCCGAGGAAGCGGTTCTGGTGTTGCCGGAGGACGACGCCGATCTGTTCGATCGCGCCGTGCTTGGCTCTCTGCTAGAGGGCATCAACAAGGGCCGAGGTGATTTCGTCCGCCGTGTTGTCGGGCTTTATCGCAGCCATGGTCCGCAGGCCATCGCCGCCATGCAGGCCGCCCACGCCGAGGGCGACGAGGACCGTCTGGCGCGTTCGGCCCATGCGCTGAAAGCGATGAGTCTGAATATCGGTGCCAAGGCGGTCTCCAGCGTGGCTGGCGCGATTGAGCGCGCCATCCGCGTCGAGCACCGTGCCGTCTCGGCCGAAGAGATCGCCCTGGCTGCATCATGGGTGGAACGGACGCTGGCCGGTCTGGCCGTGATCATCGCGGATGAGGCCCAATCTGAACCCACCAAGCTGGAACCAGCGAAAAGCAAGACCAAGAAAAAAGCCGCGTCCGCCGTGGCCGCGTCAAAGGACGATCCCGAAGCGACGCTGGTGCTTGAAATGGAGGCCGATATCGCCGCCAATGCCTTCGAGATGGAATATCAGCCGATCTATGACCGCACCGGCACCGAGGTCATCAGCGCCGAGGCTTTAATGCGCTGGCATCGCGGTGACCGCGCCCCCATCGGTCCGGCTGTCTTTATTCCAGTGGCCGAGCGTTCCGGCCTGATCACACGTCTGGGCACCTTCGCGCGCCGCCGCGTCCTGGAAACCGCCGCGGGCTGGGATATCCCGGTCGCTATCAATGTCTCGCCGATCGAACTCGACAAGCCGGGATTTGTGGCTGGCGTGCGTGCGCTGCTCGATGAGACCGGCTTTGATCCGAAACGGCTGGTGCTGGAAGTGACCGAAACGGCCTTTCTTGGCGAGCCTGACCGCGTGCGGCAACTGTTCAGTAAATTGCGCAATCTGGGCATTAAGCTGGCGCTCGATGATTTCGGCGTCGGCTATTCTTCGCTGACGGCCTTACACCGTTTCCCGTTCGACAAGATCAAGATCGACCGCGAATTCGTCATGGCGCTTGATGGCGAGCCGCGCGCTGCTCTGGAAGCTTTGGCGATCATCCAGGCCGTCACCGGCATAGGCCGGGCCTTCGGGATGCAGGTGGCGGCCGAAGGCATCGAAACCGGTAGCCAGCACAGCCACCTCAAGGCGGCGGGTGTCCACGCCATGCAGGGCTATCTGTTCGGCAAGCCGATGGCGGCGTCATCGTTGGCTCACCTGATCGGCAAGCCGCCGGTTAAAAGCGCAAAGTTGTAA
- a CDS encoding PQQ-binding-like beta-propeller repeat protein: MHVTKAIGLSLLFALAACSGQRPIDGTSSTSGADWAVYHGNANGTHYSTLDQINTDNVKNLKVAWRFDTGDGFGEGGSGSDMEGNPLIIRGQLYAVSPKGRIFCLDAAKGEQLWVFDPAFGDVVNTKQRLRGVSYWSNAGEERILFTFRSKLMAVDARTGALIDGFGHNGEVDLKAGLGRDPSTISVSNVTPGVVYKDLIIMGSTGNTPGHIRAYDVRTGALKWIFHTIPHPGEAGYETWPKDAWKTAMGANAWSGLTLDPENGIVYVPLGSAGMGNKDFYGGDRAGDNLFGTSLVALDAATGKRRWHFQLVKHDVWDRDPPTPPTLITVAGKPALAQVTKAGVVFILDRLTGQSLYPLQELHPAPSDIPGEITSLTQVLPLKPEPFTRQTLTADLLTHRTPEAHAAVAKTFATVRSRGAFDPPSIGGTILLPGMDGGAEYGGAAYDPQTGLLYVNANEMAWILKVKKQPPMIAGRSGEALYQNACATCHGVERKGSPPEFPSLVGVAQRLTDAQIERQITVGGGRMPAFAQFDAADRAALIGYLKGDPRQTAQKEAPAYPSTDGDPYVFDGYTQFLDPDGYPAIAPPWGTLSAINVNTGEYAWKIPLGGYPELTDQTTGSENYGGAVVTAGGVVFIAATVYDNRFRAFDKRTGKLLWQTILPAAGIATPATYSVGKKQYVVISAGGGKNAKVKPGGEIIAYSLP, translated from the coding sequence ATGCACGTAACCAAAGCCATTGGCCTGAGCCTGTTGTTCGCACTCGCCGCCTGTTCCGGCCAGCGTCCGATCGACGGCACCTCATCGACCTCCGGCGCCGACTGGGCTGTCTATCACGGCAACGCCAACGGCACGCACTATTCGACGCTCGACCAGATCAACACCGACAACGTCAAAAACCTTAAAGTGGCCTGGCGCTTCGATACCGGCGATGGCTTCGGCGAAGGCGGCAGCGGCTCCGACATGGAGGGTAATCCGCTGATCATTCGCGGCCAACTCTATGCCGTGTCGCCCAAGGGGCGCATCTTCTGCCTCGATGCTGCCAAGGGCGAACAGCTATGGGTTTTCGATCCGGCCTTTGGTGATGTGGTGAACACCAAGCAGCGGCTGCGCGGCGTTTCGTACTGGTCGAACGCCGGTGAAGAGCGCATCCTCTTCACCTTCCGCTCGAAACTAATGGCGGTCGATGCCCGCACCGGCGCGCTGATCGACGGCTTTGGCCATAATGGCGAGGTCGATCTCAAGGCGGGCCTCGGCCGCGATCCGTCCACCATCTCGGTCAGCAATGTGACGCCCGGCGTGGTCTACAAGGACCTGATCATCATGGGCTCGACTGGGAATACGCCGGGTCATATCCGCGCCTATGATGTTCGTACCGGCGCTCTAAAGTGGATATTCCACACCATCCCGCATCCGGGCGAGGCGGGTTACGAGACCTGGCCGAAGGACGCCTGGAAGACCGCCATGGGGGCCAACGCCTGGTCGGGGCTGACGCTTGATCCGGAGAACGGCATTGTCTATGTGCCGCTCGGTTCGGCCGGCATGGGCAACAAGGATTTCTACGGCGGCGATCGCGCCGGCGACAACCTTTTCGGCACTTCGCTGGTGGCGCTGGATGCCGCCACCGGCAAGCGGCGCTGGCATTTCCAACTGGTGAAACACGACGTCTGGGATCGTGATCCGCCGACCCCGCCGACCCTGATCACAGTGGCCGGCAAGCCGGCGTTGGCGCAGGTCACTAAGGCGGGCGTGGTCTTTATCCTCGATCGCCTGACCGGCCAATCGCTCTATCCCTTGCAGGAACTACATCCGGCGCCCTCCGATATTCCGGGCGAAATCACTTCCCTGACGCAGGTTTTGCCGCTCAAGCCGGAGCCGTTCACCCGCCAGACCCTGACGGCCGATCTGCTGACCCATCGCACGCCAGAGGCCCATGCGGCGGTGGCCAAGACCTTCGCCACTGTGCGTTCGCGCGGGGCATTTGATCCGCCCTCGATCGGCGGCACGATCCTGCTGCCCGGCATGGACGGTGGCGCCGAATATGGCGGTGCGGCCTACGATCCGCAGACCGGCCTGCTCTATGTCAACGCCAACGAAATGGCGTGGATTCTGAAGGTCAAGAAACAGCCGCCGATGATCGCGGGGCGCAGCGGCGAGGCGCTTTACCAGAACGCCTGCGCCACCTGTCATGGTGTCGAGCGCAAGGGCTCTCCACCGGAATTTCCGTCTCTGGTCGGGGTGGCGCAGCGCCTGACCGACGCCCAGATCGAACGCCAGATCACGGTAGGTGGTGGACGGATGCCGGCCTTTGCGCAGTTCGATGCGGCCGACCGTGCCGCCCTCATCGGCTATCTCAAGGGTGATCCGAGGCAGACCGCGCAGAAAGAAGCGCCGGCCTATCCTTCGACTGACGGTGACCCTTATGTCTTCGATGGCTATACGCAATTCCTCGATCCGGACGGCTATCCGGCCATCGCGCCGCCGTGGGGCACGCTGTCGGCGATCAATGTCAACACCGGCGAATATGCCTGGAAAATCCCGCTCGGCGGCTATCCCGAACTGACCGATCAGACGACCGGCAGCGAGAACTATGGTGGCGCGGTGGTGACGGCCGGTGGCGTGGTTTTCATCGCCGCCACGGTCTACGACAACAGGTTCCGCGCCTTTGACAAGCGAACCGGCAAGCTGTTGTGGCAAACCATCCTGCCGGCGGCCGGTATCGCCACCCCCGCCACCTACAGCGTGGGCAAGAAGCAGTATGTCGTCATCAGCGCCGGCGGCGGCAAGAACGCCAAGGTTAAGCCGGGCGGAGAGATCATCGCCTACAGCCTGCCCTGA
- a CDS encoding TonB-dependent receptor domain-containing protein, translating into MTYLGLGLIALAGMAQAEAPTEVIVRAHRFSAYVGDAAFSRVDITRDALQRGAAADQTLKDAAQASLFRRSSSLTANPTVQGMSLRAIAPSGAGRALVTLDGIPQNDPFGGWVIWAALPPEALSSAHVVRGAGGGAYGAGALTGVADLSLVPPQALQPYAEASLSDNDSHVFAGGFAVGGLGIHLLDQTLHGDVPVHGSQRGAADVETYGRDKSVLVNGQWTVGEGELSLLAGGYDSVRETGLKGAMARSRGDQVSLAYTRAPTADRNGYRLQIWHKDSDLANRSVSVQAGRVATTLANDQVKTPATGNGFNAAIRHQTPKSEWEIGIDARTGDGESREYYRYMAGAPTRYRVAGGENTLIGVYAEGTRFRGLLTLTGALRVDQWRTCNAHRYETDLTTHLPVLELALPGKEQTLASARLGLAYALTPQSTWRVAAYNGFRPPSLNELYRPFRVGNDITEANADLKPEALTGAEIGWRFAGARLSLDSDLFYNVVTDPITNVTLGIGPGTFPLAGFVPAGGAYRQRQNVGEIRAYGMEAQGRYVLGERLSLTSSLTVTHARVAGASGAVNGKQPAQAPDYSASVGMTGRLAKVDLRADVVFEGQSFEDDLNALPLKAYSKLNLSAGYAFTPHMGISVRVDNALDAAVPIQRSNDGTINYDTGRAVWLSLSYR; encoded by the coding sequence ATGACATACCTTGGACTTGGCCTGATCGCACTGGCCGGAATGGCGCAGGCCGAAGCGCCGACCGAGGTCATCGTCCGCGCCCATCGTTTCAGCGCCTATGTGGGTGATGCCGCTTTCAGCCGTGTCGATATCACGCGCGATGCGCTCCAGCGCGGCGCGGCAGCGGACCAGACCTTGAAAGACGCTGCGCAGGCCTCGCTGTTCCGCCGTTCCTCCAGCCTGACCGCCAACCCCACTGTGCAGGGCATGAGCCTGCGCGCCATTGCCCCTTCCGGCGCCGGTCGCGCTCTGGTGACGCTGGATGGTATTCCGCAGAACGACCCCTTCGGCGGCTGGGTGATCTGGGCCGCGCTTCCGCCTGAAGCCTTGAGCAGCGCCCACGTCGTGCGTGGCGCCGGTGGCGGCGCCTATGGTGCCGGCGCGCTGACCGGCGTGGCCGATCTGTCACTGGTGCCGCCGCAGGCCCTGCAGCCCTATGCCGAGGCCAGTCTCAGCGATAACGACAGTCATGTTTTTGCCGGTGGTTTTGCGGTCGGCGGTCTGGGCATCCACCTGCTTGACCAAACCCTGCACGGCGATGTGCCGGTGCACGGCAGCCAGCGCGGCGCGGCCGATGTCGAAACCTACGGCCGCGATAAAAGCGTGCTGGTCAATGGCCAGTGGACGGTGGGTGAGGGCGAGCTGTCGCTGCTGGCCGGCGGCTATGACAGCGTCCGCGAGACCGGCCTCAAAGGGGCTATGGCGCGCTCCAGAGGCGATCAGGTCAGCCTGGCCTATACACGCGCTCCGACAGCGGATCGCAACGGGTATCGTCTGCAAATCTGGCACAAGGATTCCGATCTCGCCAACCGCTCGGTCTCGGTGCAGGCGGGCCGCGTCGCGACCACGCTGGCCAATGATCAGGTCAAGACACCGGCCACAGGTAATGGCTTCAATGCCGCCATACGTCACCAAACGCCGAAATCAGAATGGGAGATCGGCATCGATGCCCGCACGGGCGATGGAGAGTCGCGCGAATATTACCGCTATATGGCGGGCGCGCCGACGCGCTATCGGGTGGCCGGTGGCGAGAACACCCTGATCGGTGTCTACGCTGAGGGCACGCGTTTTCGCGGCCTCCTGACCCTGACCGGTGCGCTGCGTGTCGATCAGTGGCGCACGTGCAACGCGCATCGCTATGAGACCGACCTGACCACCCATCTGCCGGTGCTCGAGCTCGCCCTGCCGGGCAAGGAACAGACCCTCGCCTCGGCGCGTCTTGGGCTGGCCTATGCGTTGACGCCGCAGTCGACGTGGCGTGTGGCGGCCTATAACGGTTTCCGGCCGCCCAGCCTCAATGAGCTTTACCGGCCGTTCCGCGTTGGCAACGATATCACCGAAGCCAATGCCGACCTGAAACCGGAAGCCCTGACAGGCGCCGAAATCGGCTGGCGCTTTGCCGGCGCGCGGCTATCGCTGGATAGCGATCTCTTCTACAATGTGGTAACCGATCCGATCACCAATGTGACGCTCGGTATTGGTCCTGGCACCTTCCCGCTGGCGGGTTTCGTGCCGGCCGGTGGCGCCTATCGCCAGCGCCAGAATGTCGGGGAGATCCGCGCCTATGGTATGGAAGCGCAAGGCCGCTATGTGCTTGGCGAACGGTTAAGCCTGACATCCTCCCTGACCGTGACCCATGCCCGCGTCGCCGGCGCGTCAGGCGCGGTCAATGGCAAGCAACCGGCGCAGGCGCCCGATTACAGCGCGTCCGTCGGCATGACGGGACGGCTGGCCAAGGTCGATTTGCGCGCCGATGTGGTGTTTGAAGGTCAGAGCTTTGAGGATGACCTTAATGCCCTGCCGCTAAAGGCTTACAGCAAGCTAAACCTGTCCGCCGGTTACGCCTTTACGCCCCATATGGGGATATCGGTGCGGGTTGATAATGCGCTTGATGCGGCGGTGCCAATCCAGCGCAGCAACGATGGCACGATCAACTACGATACTGGCCGCGCTGTCTGGCTGAGCCTGAGCTATCGTTAA
- a CDS encoding sugar phosphate isomerase/epimerase: MTPFIPSRRHMLFGSAALLSAGLLAGCSKATDTAAPKTKSVLDTWPVGMQLWTVGAELARDIPGTLKAVKSAGYDVVETAGLQGKTAVEYKAFIEAAGLKIRSAHTNMPSLIDHMERDIADALALGAEWLVCSSPKTPAPLPAGSDWIVGMTKAMTADAWKMNAEHMAKIAPIVTGAGLKFAYHNHPMEFKDLGGGQTGYDILMSAAPAAQLRAELDIGWVAVAGLDPVTTMKKYADRLDLLHIKDMIRDDKQAAGFRSTEVGHGMIDWKPVFAAAQELGVKTYFVEQEPPFLKPAIESLKDSRAFIASL, translated from the coding sequence ATGACCCCTTTCATCCCTTCACGTCGGCATATGCTGTTCGGCAGTGCGGCGCTTTTGAGCGCAGGCCTGCTGGCCGGGTGCAGCAAGGCCACCGACACCGCCGCGCCCAAAACAAAATCCGTGCTGGATACCTGGCCGGTCGGGATGCAGCTCTGGACGGTCGGTGCCGAACTGGCCAGGGATATTCCAGGCACACTGAAAGCCGTCAAGTCTGCAGGCTATGATGTGGTCGAGACCGCCGGCCTCCAAGGCAAGACGGCGGTGGAGTATAAGGCCTTCATCGAAGCCGCCGGCCTCAAAATTCGTTCGGCCCACACCAACATGCCCAGCCTGATCGATCATATGGAGCGCGATATCGCCGATGCCCTGGCGCTTGGCGCCGAATGGCTGGTGTGCTCGTCACCGAAGACACCGGCGCCCCTGCCCGCCGGTTCCGACTGGATCGTCGGCATGACCAAGGCCATGACCGCCGACGCCTGGAAGATGAACGCCGAGCATATGGCGAAGATCGCACCGATCGTCACCGGCGCCGGGCTGAAATTCGCCTATCACAATCACCCGATGGAATTCAAAGATCTGGGCGGCGGCCAGACCGGCTACGACATCCTGATGTCGGCGGCCCCGGCGGCGCAGTTGCGCGCCGAACTCGACATCGGCTGGGTGGCGGTGGCCGGCCTCGATCCGGTGACCACGATGAAAAAATACGCCGATCGCCTCGACCTGCTGCACATCAAGGACATGATCAGGGACGACAAGCAAGCCGCCGGTTTCCGCTCAACCGAAGTCGGCCATGGCATGATAGACTGGAAGCCCGTCTTCGCCGCCGCGCAGGAGCTGGGCGTGAAGACCTATTTCGTTGAGCAGGAACCGCCCTTCCTCAAGCCGGCCATCGAATCGCTGAAAGACAGTCGCGCCTTTATCGCCTCACTTTAA
- a CDS encoding exonuclease domain-containing protein translates to MARDFITLPPLYYRDHFLEMIGFVTSVYGAMLGEDEQAFISRFGELDEWAQCLYIRMVNRKKVVFSPGDLAYQEIGDLWGGLDQLREHGFIREICAQDYRACLDDRAKPDLHDLAKDHGLEVKSGWSKPKLADHLHAHLPYDTFASGFLRSDHLVPEHKDTLGFLLYLYFGRLSDNMTSFALRDLGVVSVKARDSYQARFDNLQSARAGYFYARQLRALKQGADARALADSIDQWPSAESEANQGLRDTLLHQIGLVFERGKDTARALDIYARSGAFESHERSVRLLYAMGATEEVKARLEAMLQSPAHDEEYIFASDFYARKFGQQRMGIFTHLLRSAETLEVDELFRGDAEYAAMQAYAKQGWTPWHSENDLWAVLFGLLFWEELFESAASFGSDFDYRPQSLKDRTFHTRFTDRIAQKLAWARAGEVADFVRDTIRRHHGESNGLFVWFKGLEDLITTFLNAAPRDAVAGLLQNMAEDFYGLRDGFPDLVLIRDDAVRFVEIKGEGDCVRRHQLARLNLLRGLGFAADICRVSYRTDPDQVYVVVDVETTGGRPPNDRVTEVGAVKVQHGRVIGEWSSLINPEKRIPQFITQLTGISNDMVRDAPKFADIADDFAMFIEGAIFVAHNATFDHGFIASEFRRLERCFRHPKLCTCASMRKHYPGHASYGLANLCRAFNIELKNHHRALADARAAAELLHLINEKRLEGLSYCA, encoded by the coding sequence ATGGCCCGTGACTTCATAACCCTGCCGCCGCTCTATTACCGAGATCATTTTCTGGAGATGATCGGCTTCGTGACGTCGGTCTATGGCGCCATGCTGGGTGAGGACGAACAGGCCTTTATCAGCCGTTTCGGTGAACTGGATGAATGGGCGCAATGCCTCTATATCCGCATGGTCAACCGCAAAAAGGTGGTCTTCTCGCCCGGTGACCTGGCCTATCAGGAGATCGGCGACCTGTGGGGTGGGCTCGATCAGTTACGCGAACATGGCTTCATCCGTGAGATTTGCGCGCAGGATTATCGCGCCTGTCTCGACGATCGCGCCAAGCCCGATCTGCACGATCTGGCGAAGGATCATGGGCTTGAGGTCAAATCCGGCTGGTCAAAACCAAAGCTCGCCGACCATCTCCACGCGCATCTGCCCTATGACACCTTCGCCTCCGGCTTCCTGCGTTCGGATCATCTTGTGCCGGAACACAAGGATACGCTCGGCTTCCTGCTCTATCTCTATTTCGGTCGCTTAAGCGACAACATGACCAGCTTCGCCCTGCGTGATCTCGGCGTGGTATCGGTGAAGGCGCGCGACAGCTATCAGGCGCGCTTCGATAATCTGCAAAGTGCGCGGGCCGGCTATTTTTATGCGCGGCAGTTACGGGCGTTGAAGCAGGGCGCGGACGCCAGAGCGCTGGCCGATAGCATTGACCAGTGGCCGTCGGCGGAGAGCGAAGCCAATCAAGGTTTGCGTGATACCTTGCTGCACCAGATCGGCCTGGTGTTTGAAAGGGGCAAGGATACGGCTCGCGCGCTCGACATCTATGCCCGTTCCGGCGCTTTCGAAAGCCACGAGCGCAGTGTTCGCCTTCTGTATGCTATGGGCGCGACCGAAGAGGTCAAGGCGCGGCTCGAAGCCATGCTGCAAAGCCCGGCGCATGATGAGGAATATATCTTCGCCAGCGATTTCTATGCCCGTAAGTTCGGCCAGCAACGCATGGGGATCTTCACCCATCTGCTGCGTTCGGCCGAGACGCTAGAGGTCGATGAACTGTTCCGCGGCGATGCCGAGTACGCCGCCATGCAGGCCTATGCCAAACAGGGCTGGACACCGTGGCACAGCGAAAATGATCTGTGGGCGGTGCTTTTTGGCCTGTTGTTCTGGGAAGAACTGTTTGAAAGCGCCGCAAGCTTTGGTTCGGATTTCGATTACCGGCCACAGAGCCTGAAAGATCGCACCTTCCACACGCGCTTTACAGATCGGATCGCGCAAAAACTGGCTTGGGCGCGCGCAGGTGAGGTGGCGGATTTCGTGCGCGATACGATCCGGCGTCACCATGGTGAAAGCAACGGGCTGTTTGTCTGGTTCAAGGGCCTGGAAGACCTGATCACTACCTTCCTAAACGCCGCCCCGCGCGACGCTGTGGCGGGTTTGCTGCAAAACATGGCCGAGGATTTTTATGGTTTACGCGATGGTTTCCCCGATCTGGTGCTGATCCGCGACGACGCGGTGCGCTTTGTCGAGATCAAGGGCGAGGGTGATTGCGTGCGCCGCCACCAGTTGGCGCGGCTGAACCTGCTGCGCGGTTTGGGGTTCGCGGCCGATATCTGCCGGGTCAGTTACCGCACCGATCCTGATCAGGTTTATGTTGTGGTCGATGTCGAAACCACCGGTGGCCGCCCGCCTAATGATCGCGTCACCGAGGTCGGCGCGGTCAAGGTGCAGCACGGTCGCGTCATCGGTGAGTGGTCGTCCCTGATCAATCCGGAAAAACGTATCCCCCAGTTCATCACCCAACTGACGGGAATCAGCAACGATATGGTGCGTGATGCGCCTAAATTCGCCGATATTGCCGACGACTTCGCAATGTTTATCGAAGGCGCCATATTTGTGGCGCATAATGCGACATTCGACCATGGGTTTATCGCCAGCGAGTTTCGTCGGTTGGAACGGTGTTTTCGCCACCCCAAATTGTGCACCTGCGCCTCGATGCGCAAACATTACCCCGGCCACGCCTCCTACGGCCTGGCCAATCTGTGCCGTGCGTTCAATATCGAGCTGAAAAATCACCATCGCGCCCTGGCGGATGCACGCGCTGCCGCCGAACTGCTTCATCTGATTAATGAAAAACGCCTCGAAGGCTTGTCATACTGCGCTTAA